A section of the Caldilineales bacterium genome encodes:
- a CDS encoding nucleoside triphosphate pyrophosphohydrolase family protein → MTLDDYQQLALRTAGNHGDFERTLIYTALGLNGEAGETAELVKKTFFHGHDLEADKLKKELGDVLWYVAVMAKAMDWSLDEVAQDNIDKLARRYPEGFSAERSRRRAE, encoded by the coding sequence GTGACTCTAGACGACTACCAACAACTGGCCCTGCGCACCGCCGGCAACCACGGCGATTTCGAGCGCACGCTCATCTATACCGCCCTGGGCCTCAACGGCGAAGCTGGCGAGACGGCAGAATTGGTCAAGAAGACCTTCTTCCACGGCCACGACCTGGAGGCGGACAAGCTGAAGAAGGAGTTGGGCGATGTCCTCTGGTATGTGGCGGTCATGGCCAAGGCCATGGACTGGTCGTTGGACGAGGTCGCCCAGGACAATATCGACAAGCTCGCCCGCCGTTATCCCGAAGGCTTTTCGGCCGAGCGTTCGCGGCGGCGCGCCGAATAG
- a CDS encoding glycosyltransferase family 39 protein: protein MKRLRLLLLAFMLLAWGLRLHHLDVQSLWYDEGVTAQVARLGMRQLAGWTAADIQPPLYYLVVGGWLRLLQPWAGSLAYVLRFLSAGFGLLLTPLLWAIGRRLWDERAGLLAAWAATAAPLLVYYGQEARMYALLMVLVGLAALAVVRQTASWGRTGQRGDWLLYAFAGLAALYTHYFAGFALLGLSLYWLIQWRRWGRGRQTLRPFILANLFVLLGFSPWLPAMLDRFQVDSSYWAGALKLGEASFDLAANFTAGATEVMLEGDAGAWLFGFVVAGLAWLSALSSRPRPKPQRPLLLLVLWGLLPIALVLLLAWRTPKFNPRYLLIAWPAWALFIGGGLGSLWSPGLGGGESWMAQAISRFLCVVTFALVLAAQAVGLANWFGNPNFAKSDWRDAIAEMYFNRAPGEAALLVSGHAYPVFDAYLPADLGVPRYRLPEIEILDVSQVLGWEETARALNRDLAGRSGVWLFLWQDEVVDPAQVVTTLLDRFADPLPTPSFPYLGLRHYRLRPDRLFPKQPPATQPGADLGAWLRLTGVEQTPGGLWLYWQALQPDLPDLRTAVVVRDATGSVLARQDGRPAGFDFPTTSWQAGESYPVWMKIGAGEPAMIELTLYDATQKELAAIDVTLP, encoded by the coding sequence ATGAAGCGACTGCGGCTCTTGCTCCTGGCTTTCATGCTGCTGGCCTGGGGACTGCGCCTACACCATCTGGACGTCCAGAGCCTGTGGTACGACGAAGGGGTCACGGCCCAGGTCGCCCGCCTGGGGATGCGACAACTGGCGGGCTGGACGGCGGCTGACATTCAGCCGCCGCTCTATTATCTGGTGGTGGGGGGATGGCTGCGGCTGTTGCAGCCGTGGGCCGGGTCGCTGGCCTATGTCCTGCGCTTCCTCTCGGCCGGCTTCGGCCTCCTGCTGACCCCATTGCTATGGGCCATCGGTCGCCGGCTGTGGGACGAGCGGGCGGGCCTGCTGGCAGCCTGGGCCGCGACAGCAGCGCCTCTCCTGGTGTACTATGGCCAGGAAGCGCGCATGTATGCGCTGCTGATGGTGTTGGTGGGTTTGGCGGCGCTGGCGGTGGTCAGGCAGACGGCGAGTTGGGGGCGGACAGGCCAGCGCGGCGATTGGCTTCTCTACGCCTTCGCCGGGCTGGCTGCGCTCTATACCCACTACTTCGCCGGTTTTGCACTGCTGGGCCTGTCGCTTTACTGGTTGATCCAGTGGCGGCGATGGGGAAGGGGGCGGCAGACTCTGCGGCCATTCATCCTGGCCAATCTGTTCGTCCTGCTTGGCTTCTCGCCCTGGTTGCCGGCCATGCTCGACCGCTTTCAAGTCGATAGCAGCTACTGGGCTGGCGCACTCAAGCTGGGCGAGGCGAGCTTCGACCTCGCCGCCAATTTCACCGCCGGCGCCACCGAGGTCATGCTGGAAGGGGATGCTGGCGCCTGGCTGTTTGGCTTTGTCGTGGCGGGGCTGGCCTGGCTGTCGGCGTTGTCGTCACGGCCACGGCCGAAGCCGCAACGCCCCCTGCTCCTGCTCGTCTTGTGGGGACTGCTGCCCATCGCCCTTGTCCTGCTGCTGGCCTGGCGCACGCCCAAATTCAACCCGCGTTACCTGCTGATCGCCTGGCCGGCCTGGGCATTGTTCATCGGCGGCGGCCTGGGATCGCTATGGTCGCCTGGTTTGGGCGGCGGCGAAAGCTGGATGGCGCAAGCGATCTCGCGTTTCCTGTGCGTCGTCACCTTTGCCCTCGTCCTGGCGGCGCAGGCAGTTGGGCTGGCAAACTGGTTCGGCAACCCCAACTTCGCCAAATCGGACTGGCGCGACGCCATCGCCGAGATGTATTTCAACCGCGCACCCGGCGAAGCGGCGCTGCTGGTGTCGGGCCATGCCTACCCGGTCTTCGACGCCTATCTGCCGGCCGACCTGGGTGTGCCGCGCTACCGCCTGCCCGAGATCGAAATCCTGGATGTCAGCCAGGTGTTGGGATGGGAGGAGACGGCGCGCGCGCTCAACCGGGATCTGGCCGGGAGGAGCGGGGTGTGGCTGTTCTTGTGGCAAGACGAGGTGGTGGACCCGGCCCAGGTTGTGACCACCCTGCTGGACCGTTTTGCCGACCCCCTGCCCACGCCCAGCTTCCCTTACCTGGGCCTGCGCCACTACCGCCTCCGGCCCGACCGTCTCTTTCCCAAACAGCCGCCCGCCACCCAACCGGGCGCTGATCTCGGCGCCTGGCTGCGCCTGACAGGTGTGGAGCAAACCCCCGGCGGCCTCTGGCTTTACTGGCAGGCATTGCAGCCCGATCTTCCCGACCTGAGAACGGCGGTTGTCGTGCGCGATGCCACCGGCAGCGTGCTTGCGCGGCAGGATGGCCGCCCGGCCGGCTTCGACTTCCCGACCACGAGTTGGCAGGCTGGAGAAAGCTACCCGGTCTGGATGAAGATCGGCGCGGGAGAGCCGGCGATGATAGAATTGACACTCTACGATGCCACCCAGAAGGAGTTGGCCGCAATCGATGTCACCCTCCCCTGA